From the genome of Eucalyptus grandis isolate ANBG69807.140 chromosome 2, ASM1654582v1, whole genome shotgun sequence, one region includes:
- the LOC104424610 gene encoding uncharacterized protein LOC104424610 isoform X1: protein MLSPASLEPNHSLHYIHSSAIPCLSSLPTSSSRFVIPISSSNSQNFLFAATKSIDPRFGHVPFCDKIDYSPVAGGEAEEDEGLDGDESVSGDRVFIEIKKTGKNTRRILSRIGIDATLDTIWSILTDYERLSDFIPGLAVSELMEKRENFARLYQIGQQNLAFGLKFNAKGVVDCYEKDLECLPSGQKRDIEFKMIEGDFQVFEGKWSIEQLNIGAYEDSSPTNGQEFQTTLSYIVDVKPKLWLPVRLVEGRLCNEITMNLLCIREQALKVNSNSLTAPMGQEDFL, encoded by the exons ATGCTTTCTCCAGCTTCGCTGGAACCGAACCATTCTCTGCACTACATCCATTCCTCTGCAATTCCTTGCCTTTCCTCGTTACCCACTTCGAGTTCAAGATTCGTCATCCCCATCTCGAGTAGCAATTCCCAAAATTTCTTGTTCGCTGCGACCAAAAGCATCGACCCTCGATTCGGTCACGTACCCTTTTGCGACAAGATTGATTACAGTCCGGTGGCAGGCGGTGAAGCTGAGGAGGACGAGGGATTGGATGGGGACGAATCCGTGAGCGGAGACAGGGTTTTCATAGAGATTAAGAAGACTGGTAAGAATACGAGGAGGATTCTGTCCAGGATTGGCATTGACGCGACCCTGGACACCATTTGGAGCATCTTGACTGATTATGAGAGATTGTCGGATTTTATTCCCGGCCTTGCCGTTAGTGAATtgatggagaagagagagaatttcGCGAGGCTATATCAG ATTGGCCAGCAGAACTTGGCATTTGGGCTAAAATTTAATGCTAAAGGAGTTGTAGATTGCTATGAGAAAGACCTTGAGTGTCTTCCTTCTGGACAAAAGCGTGATATTGAATTTAAGATGATTGAAGGTGATTTCCAAGTCTTTGAAGGAAAATGGTCCATTGAACAG TTAAATATAGGGGCATACGAGGATTCCAGTCCTACTAATGGCCAAGAATTCCAGACGACACTTTCATACATAGTAGATGTTAAGCCAAAGCTCTGGTTGCCAGTACGCCTTGTCGAAGGAAGACTTTGCAATGAGATAACAATGAATCTCTTGTGTATTCGAGAACAAGCACTTAAAGTAAATTCCAATTCTCTGACTGCTCCAATGGGTCAAGAGGATTTTTTGTAA
- the LOC104424611 gene encoding suppressor of disruption of TFIIS isoform X2, with product MDAIERSGEAKYECLLFDMDDTLYPMSSGLNLACRKNIEEFMLHKLHIEESEVPRMCLELYREHGTTMAGLQALGYEFDNDEFHAYAHGRLPYEALKPDPVLRNLLLSMPQRKIIFTNGDKAHVAQVLSRLGLEDCFEGIICFETLNPALETVMDPLDSDSVPADGDTEVDGQIDSDGVSSKMRILCKPSVEAIEAAIKIADVDPSKTIFFDDSARNIASGKAAGLHTVIVGSSALVPGADHALESIHNIREALPEIWEGQEEQIEQVIQSTAVETVVLA from the exons ATGGATGCTATTGAGAGGTCTGGGGAAGCCAAGTATGAGTGCTTGCTCTTTG ATATGGATGATACTCTGTACCCTATGAGCTCAGGCCTCAATCTGGCTTGCCGGAAGAATATTGAAG AGTTCATGCTCCATAAGTTGCATATCGAGGAAAGTGAAGTTCCAAGGATGTGTTTGGAACTGTACAGGGAACATGGCACAACAATGGCCGGTCTACAG GCGCTGGGTTATGAATTTGACAATGATGAATTCCATGCATATGCTCATGGAAGGCTGCCTTACGAAGCACTGAAACCGGATCCTGTATTGAGAAATCTCCTACTTTCCATGCCCCAGCGCAAAATT ATCTTTACCAATGGAGACAAAGCACACGTAGCCCAAGTTCTGAGCAGGCTGGGGTTAGAAGATTGCTTTGAAGGCATAATATGCTTTGAAACTCTCAACCCTGCTCTCGAAACTGTTATGGATCCACTAGACAGTGATTCTGTGCCAGCAGATGGTGATACAGAGGTTGACGGCCAAATCGACAGCGACGGTGTAAGCTCCAAAATGCGAATCCTCTGTAAACCCTCAGTGGAAGCCATTGAAGCAGCAATCAAGATAGCAGATGTTGATCCCAGCAAAACA ATTTTCTTCGATGACAGTGCTCGAAACATTGCAAGTGGGAAAGCAGCAGGACTACATACAGTCATT GTGGGGAGCTCAGCGTTGGTGCCTGGTGCAGATCATGCCCTGGAAAGCATTCATAACATCCGAGAAGCCTTACCCGAGATATGGGAGGGTCAGGAAGAACAGATAGAGCAAGTCATCCAGTCCACGGCCGTCGAGACCGTGGTCCTTGCATAA
- the LOC104424611 gene encoding suppressor of disruption of TFIIS isoform X1 produces MSHPCFHSCFSQSHCLEVFACACVYAFFPSTFLKMDAIERSGEAKYECLLFDMDDTLYPMSSGLNLACRKNIEEFMLHKLHIEESEVPRMCLELYREHGTTMAGLQALGYEFDNDEFHAYAHGRLPYEALKPDPVLRNLLLSMPQRKIIFTNGDKAHVAQVLSRLGLEDCFEGIICFETLNPALETVMDPLDSDSVPADGDTEVDGQIDSDGVSSKMRILCKPSVEAIEAAIKIADVDPSKTIFFDDSARNIASGKAAGLHTVIVGSSALVPGADHALESIHNIREALPEIWEGQEEQIEQVIQSTAVETVVLA; encoded by the exons ATGTCTCATCCATGCTTTCACAGCTGCTTTAGTCAGTCCCACTGTTTGGAGGTTTTTGCTTGCGCTTGCGTCTACGCATTTTTTCCAA GTACTTTCTTGAAGATGGATGCTATTGAGAGGTCTGGGGAAGCCAAGTATGAGTGCTTGCTCTTTG ATATGGATGATACTCTGTACCCTATGAGCTCAGGCCTCAATCTGGCTTGCCGGAAGAATATTGAAG AGTTCATGCTCCATAAGTTGCATATCGAGGAAAGTGAAGTTCCAAGGATGTGTTTGGAACTGTACAGGGAACATGGCACAACAATGGCCGGTCTACAG GCGCTGGGTTATGAATTTGACAATGATGAATTCCATGCATATGCTCATGGAAGGCTGCCTTACGAAGCACTGAAACCGGATCCTGTATTGAGAAATCTCCTACTTTCCATGCCCCAGCGCAAAATT ATCTTTACCAATGGAGACAAAGCACACGTAGCCCAAGTTCTGAGCAGGCTGGGGTTAGAAGATTGCTTTGAAGGCATAATATGCTTTGAAACTCTCAACCCTGCTCTCGAAACTGTTATGGATCCACTAGACAGTGATTCTGTGCCAGCAGATGGTGATACAGAGGTTGACGGCCAAATCGACAGCGACGGTGTAAGCTCCAAAATGCGAATCCTCTGTAAACCCTCAGTGGAAGCCATTGAAGCAGCAATCAAGATAGCAGATGTTGATCCCAGCAAAACA ATTTTCTTCGATGACAGTGCTCGAAACATTGCAAGTGGGAAAGCAGCAGGACTACATACAGTCATT GTGGGGAGCTCAGCGTTGGTGCCTGGTGCAGATCATGCCCTGGAAAGCATTCATAACATCCGAGAAGCCTTACCCGAGATATGGGAGGGTCAGGAAGAACAGATAGAGCAAGTCATCCAGTCCACGGCCGTCGAGACCGTGGTCCTTGCATAA
- the LOC104424610 gene encoding uncharacterized protein LOC104424610 isoform X2: protein MLSPASLEPNHSLHYIHSSAIPCLSSLPTSSSRFVIPISSSNSQNFLFAATKSIDPRFGHVPFCDKIDYSPVAGGEAEEDEGLDGDESVSGDRVFIEIKKTGKNTRRILSRIGIDATLDTIWSILTDYERLSDFIPGLAVSELMEKRENFARLYQIGQQNLAFGLKFNAKGVVDCYEKDLECLPSGQKRDIEFKMIEGDFQVFEGKWSIEQGHTRIPVLLMAKNSRRHFHT from the exons ATGCTTTCTCCAGCTTCGCTGGAACCGAACCATTCTCTGCACTACATCCATTCCTCTGCAATTCCTTGCCTTTCCTCGTTACCCACTTCGAGTTCAAGATTCGTCATCCCCATCTCGAGTAGCAATTCCCAAAATTTCTTGTTCGCTGCGACCAAAAGCATCGACCCTCGATTCGGTCACGTACCCTTTTGCGACAAGATTGATTACAGTCCGGTGGCAGGCGGTGAAGCTGAGGAGGACGAGGGATTGGATGGGGACGAATCCGTGAGCGGAGACAGGGTTTTCATAGAGATTAAGAAGACTGGTAAGAATACGAGGAGGATTCTGTCCAGGATTGGCATTGACGCGACCCTGGACACCATTTGGAGCATCTTGACTGATTATGAGAGATTGTCGGATTTTATTCCCGGCCTTGCCGTTAGTGAATtgatggagaagagagagaatttcGCGAGGCTATATCAG ATTGGCCAGCAGAACTTGGCATTTGGGCTAAAATTTAATGCTAAAGGAGTTGTAGATTGCTATGAGAAAGACCTTGAGTGTCTTCCTTCTGGACAAAAGCGTGATATTGAATTTAAGATGATTGAAGGTGATTTCCAAGTCTTTGAAGGAAAATGGTCCATTGAACAG GGGCATACGAGGATTCCAGTCCTACTAATGGCCAAGAATTCCAGACGACACTTTCATACATAG
- the LOC104424612 gene encoding transcription factor MYB61 encodes MGRHSCCYKQKLRKGLWSPEEDEKLLRYITQYGHGCWSSVPKLAGLQRCGKSCRLRWINYLRPDLKRGTFSQEEEDLIIELHAVLGNRWSQIAAQLPGRTDNEIKNLWNSCLKKKLRQKGIDPATHKPLSEVEHGGDDKSTTPKSHERAAFSGSSNGLSQTQQAPNSENTLLEHCSSSNANNSSKISNLMNSGLDKDCFPNGLLSSTSSCQPSDDLVGHFPLQPLGNYASISRLSEAISNHSPWFGQSGKSFSINTEFGCSTMPAILPHSNISFHHDPVGFRPAMTVPNDNYCFKPFTVDESRYWEVNAPTSSGAANAELLGSGSYFENSMLSWGLENCNTMGKEADMNNPPGGHIGDIKLPDYFHDPLLIGAASQHQAPQSLYNEIKPDTHFDTNYSSSAMWLQNQQDQGLLPSSDTSSCPKNIQRLTALFGHI; translated from the exons ATGGGGAGGCACTCTTGCTGCTACAAGCAGAAGCTGAGGAAAGGCCTCTGGTCACCTGAAGAAGACGAGAAGCTCCTCAGGTACATCACGCAGTATGGCCATGGTTGCTGGAGCTCTGTTCCTAAGCTTGCAg GTCTGCAGAGGTGTGGGAAGAGCTGCAGATTGAGGTGGATTAACTACCTGAGGCCTGATTTGAAGAGGGGCACATTCTCTCAAGAAGAGGAGGACCTCATCATTGAACTTCATGCAGTTCTGGGGAacag GTGGTCTCAGATTGCGGCGCAATTGCCTGGAAGAACTGACAATGAAATCAAGAACCTGTGGAACTCTTGcctgaagaagaagctgaggcAAAAGGGTATCGACCCTGCCACTCACAAGCCCCTCTCTGAGGTTGAACATGGTGGCGATGACAAGAGCACGACACCCAAAAGCCACGAAAGAGCCGCATTCTCCGGGTCCTCAAATGGTCTGTCCCAGACCCAACAAGCTCCCAATTCAGAGAACACTCTGCTTGAGCATTGTTCCAGTTCAAACGCCAACAATAGCAGCAAGATCAGCAATCTGATGAATTCTGGTCTTGACAAAGACTGCTTCCCAAATGGGCTTCTGAGCTCCACCTCCAGTTGTCAGCCTTCTGATGATTTGGTGGGTCATTTCCCACTTCAGCCACTGGGAAATTACGCGTCCATTTCAAGGCTCTCAGAAGCAATCTCCAACCATAGTCCTTGGTTCGGACAAAGCGGCAAAAGTTTCAGCATAAACACGGAATTCGGCTGCAGCACGATGCCTGCCATCCTTCCGCATTCAAACATTTCATTTCACCATGACCCAGTAGGCTTTAGACCTGCCATGACCGTTCCGAATGATAATTACTGTTTCAAGCCGTTCACAGTCGATGAATCCAGATATTGGGAAGTCAATGCTCCTACCAGTAGCGGTGCGGCGAATGCAGAATTGTTAGGCAGTGGCTCGTACTTCGAGAATAGTATGCTCTCTTGGGGACTAGAGAATTGCAACACAATGGGGAAAGAAGCCGATATGAACAATCCTCCGGGCGGCCATATCGGGGATATCAAGTTGCCCGATTACTTTCACGACCCACTATTGATAGGAGCCGCTTCACAACACCAAGCGCCGCAATCTCTGTACAACGAGATCAAGCCGGACACTCATTTTGATACCAATTATAGCTCAAGCGCCATGTGGCTTCAAAATCAGCAAGACCAAGGACTTTTGCCATCATCTGATACATCATCATGTCCTAAGAACATCCAAAGACTTACTGCTCTCTTTGGACACATTTAA